Proteins from one Ketobacter alkanivorans genomic window:
- a CDS encoding carboxylesterase/lipase family protein encodes MERITSFVPSRGKGVTLSAIFLTCLLAGCKAPQIAETEYGKVKGAINTEQRTIEWRGIPYAEPPVGELRWQAPQPPQPWDKTQNATQFSKACPQLGSMYGPADDGFSQDLSLQDTFDLPIGQEDCLYLNIQRPLNLRKQLPVVVYLHGGSHVYGAGALYDGSQLTQQGVVFVTINYRLGLIGWLNHPALKTGENDPSESANFGTLDILQALTFIKSNIAAFGGNPDNITLMGQSAGASHVFSMMTSPLAHDLFQRAVMLSPGLLNQTPDTGLAYANGLLVALVIMHNLAEDEPSAAAFLAEQDAQWIKTFLYSMSSDTLITATSLVPSLRIAPAIFLDGQVQPADPYAAVASGQFNNVPVLMGITSEEGKLFTQNGMLVDSKQLWNLMQSFNPDEPASSAQTLEDIIAPELLPADRPQQGTCGAEDYVSGGYDDFANLCGALAPTAVFQYLQNDVLLPLLSTQQSQLYAYEWSWNQQPFPWNVIHGSVHAGDIGFMLGLFDTPIFNNGYSIANEPGRLDLSQAMQTALVNFAKNADPNHAALTDTWLPWSPLPASPKRLLFDADDQEKQVMMQFE; translated from the coding sequence ATGGAACGTATCACTTCTTTTGTGCCCTCAAGGGGCAAAGGGGTCACTCTCAGCGCAATATTTCTCACCTGCCTGCTGGCAGGCTGCAAAGCACCGCAGATCGCTGAAACCGAGTATGGCAAGGTCAAAGGCGCCATCAATACAGAACAACGCACGATCGAATGGCGAGGCATTCCCTACGCTGAACCGCCTGTAGGTGAACTGCGTTGGCAGGCACCACAACCGCCACAGCCTTGGGATAAAACCCAGAACGCGACGCAATTCAGCAAAGCCTGCCCTCAGCTGGGTAGCATGTATGGCCCGGCAGATGATGGCTTCAGCCAGGATCTTTCATTGCAGGACACCTTCGACCTGCCCATCGGCCAGGAGGACTGTCTCTACCTCAACATTCAACGCCCGCTCAACTTGCGCAAGCAGCTGCCGGTGGTGGTGTATCTTCACGGCGGCAGCCATGTGTACGGGGCCGGGGCCCTATACGATGGCAGCCAACTGACGCAACAGGGTGTGGTGTTTGTCACTATTAACTATCGGTTGGGGCTGATCGGCTGGCTTAACCATCCTGCACTGAAAACCGGTGAGAACGATCCGTCAGAATCCGCTAATTTTGGCACCTTGGATATTCTGCAGGCGCTCACCTTCATCAAAAGCAACATTGCAGCATTCGGCGGCAACCCGGACAACATCACGCTGATGGGCCAATCTGCAGGGGCGTCTCATGTTTTCAGCATGATGACATCTCCGCTGGCACATGACCTGTTCCAGCGCGCCGTGATGCTGAGCCCAGGCCTGCTGAACCAAACACCTGACACCGGCCTCGCCTACGCCAACGGACTGCTGGTGGCTTTAGTGATCATGCACAACCTGGCGGAGGATGAGCCAAGTGCCGCCGCGTTCTTGGCTGAACAAGATGCGCAGTGGATCAAAACCTTCCTCTACAGCATGAGTTCAGACACGCTCATTACCGCCACATCGCTGGTGCCTAGCTTACGTATCGCCCCCGCCATATTCCTCGACGGACAGGTGCAACCGGCAGATCCCTATGCTGCCGTGGCCAGCGGACAGTTTAATAACGTTCCGGTGTTGATGGGCATCACCAGTGAAGAAGGCAAACTGTTCACCCAGAACGGCATGCTGGTAGACAGCAAGCAACTGTGGAACCTGATGCAGAGCTTTAACCCCGATGAACCAGCCAGCTCTGCGCAAACGCTGGAAGACATTATCGCGCCCGAACTGCTGCCTGCGGACCGCCCGCAACAAGGTACCTGCGGTGCAGAGGATTATGTCAGCGGCGGCTACGACGATTTCGCCAATCTGTGCGGCGCTCTGGCCCCTACCGCTGTATTCCAGTATCTACAAAACGATGTGTTGCTACCCCTGCTGTCCACCCAGCAGTCGCAGCTTTACGCCTATGAATGGAGCTGGAACCAGCAGCCGTTCCCCTGGAATGTTATTCATGGCTCAGTTCACGCTGGCGACATCGGTTTTATGCTGGGGCTATTTGACACACCCATTTTCAATAATGGCTACAGCATTGCCAACGAACCAGGCCGCCTCGACCTGTCTCAAGCGATGCAGACTGCGTTAGTGAATTTCGCCAAAAACGCAGATCCCAACCACGCAGCACTGACGGACACCTGGCTCCCATGGTCACCTTTGCCAGCAAGCCCAAAACGGCTGCTGTTCGATGCTGATGATCAGGAAAAGCAGGTCATGATGCAGTTCGAATAA
- the folE2 gene encoding GTP cyclohydrolase FolE2, whose product MGSKSMPDIATVSQPKAPGLLDWVGMSEIEVPLSIPTRNGSVAHAVAKAQAYVNLINPEAKGIHMSRLYLLLDELCSQTLTAHSLRDVLARFLESHEGLSDQAFVDFRFDFLARRPALKSEFSGWKAYPARIIATEDPEGFHFELRVEIPYSSTCPCSAALARQLIQKQFREDFGADQQVSADDVYGWLGTEQGIVATPHSQRSIAEIKVRLSDDTDDFPLEDLIDVVEGALKTPVQTAVKREDEQEFALLNGQNLMFCEDAARKIQAAMNDQVSYQDFWVRVNHLESLHAHNAVAIVTKGLKGGYLPQP is encoded by the coding sequence ATGGGCAGTAAATCAATGCCTGACATTGCCACCGTTTCCCAGCCCAAAGCACCGGGTTTGCTGGATTGGGTGGGCATGAGCGAAATCGAAGTACCTTTGTCCATTCCTACCCGGAATGGTTCAGTGGCTCATGCTGTGGCAAAAGCGCAGGCGTACGTAAACCTGATCAATCCAGAGGCCAAGGGCATTCATATGTCCCGGCTGTATCTGTTGCTGGATGAGTTATGCAGTCAGACGCTGACCGCTCACAGCCTGCGGGATGTGCTGGCGCGGTTTCTGGAATCCCACGAGGGGCTGAGCGATCAGGCGTTTGTGGATTTCCGTTTCGATTTTCTCGCCCGCCGACCTGCGCTGAAGAGTGAATTCAGTGGCTGGAAAGCTTACCCCGCGCGGATCATCGCGACAGAAGATCCGGAAGGCTTTCATTTCGAGCTGCGGGTCGAAATTCCTTATTCTTCGACTTGCCCCTGTTCTGCGGCTTTGGCGCGTCAGTTGATTCAGAAGCAATTCCGGGAAGATTTTGGTGCTGACCAGCAAGTGTCGGCCGATGATGTCTACGGTTGGTTGGGAACTGAGCAGGGGATTGTGGCAACGCCACACAGTCAGCGCAGTATTGCTGAGATCAAGGTGCGTTTATCGGATGATACCGATGATTTCCCACTGGAAGACTTGATTGACGTGGTGGAAGGTGCCTTGAAGACCCCGGTGCAGACTGCGGTCAAGCGTGAGGATGAGCAGGAGTTCGCGTTGTTGAACGGACAGAACCTTATGTTCTGTGAGGATGCGGCCCGCAAGATTCAGGCAGCGATGAATGATCAGGTTTCGTATCAGGATTTCTGGGTACGCGTGAATCACTTGGAAAGTTTGCACGCCCATAATGCGGTAGCGATTGTAACCAAGGGGCTGAAAGGCGGTTACTTGCCTCAGCCTTGA
- a CDS encoding BPSS1780 family membrane protein — MQNDPHSSPYDEPTAAVNLPQGPVKPVSVTAGSGLNWVSDAWALFKSSPWMLIALWLVLLVAVTAANIIPLVGQLLTPVLMAGFIMGVAQLDRGEKLSIESIFAGFKNHAAPLLVLGGIFIVTIILLILVCWLFVALAINAMNSGSGVAVVLGAFLLIAVGAFAILMVVFAMWWSPSLIVFNQQRPWQAMKNAIIAIFRNFIPCLVYGLILLLLYLVVVVTAGLGVIVVGPLVIVSAYTSYKDIFRPV, encoded by the coding sequence ATGCAGAATGATCCACACAGCAGCCCCTACGATGAGCCCACTGCGGCCGTTAATCTTCCCCAAGGGCCGGTCAAACCGGTGTCCGTCACTGCAGGCAGCGGCCTGAACTGGGTCAGCGACGCCTGGGCCCTGTTCAAATCCTCCCCCTGGATGCTCATCGCCCTGTGGCTGGTGCTTCTGGTCGCTGTTACTGCAGCCAATATAATCCCCCTGGTAGGACAACTGCTAACCCCAGTACTGATGGCTGGTTTTATCATGGGGGTTGCCCAATTGGATCGGGGCGAAAAGCTCAGCATTGAATCGATTTTTGCCGGGTTCAAAAACCACGCGGCTCCACTACTGGTGCTGGGTGGTATTTTTATCGTGACGATCATTCTGCTGATATTGGTGTGCTGGCTGTTCGTAGCCCTTGCCATCAACGCCATGAACAGCGGCTCTGGCGTTGCAGTGGTGCTGGGTGCTTTCCTGCTGATCGCCGTCGGTGCCTTTGCAATTCTGATGGTGGTATTCGCCATGTGGTGGTCTCCGTCGCTGATCGTGTTCAATCAGCAACGGCCCTGGCAAGCAATGAAAAACGCCATCATTGCGATCTTTCGTAACTTTATACCCTGCTTGGTTTATGGCCTGATTCTACTGCTTTTATACCTGGTTGTTGTCGTTACCGCAGGGCTTGGTGTAATAGTGGTAGGGCCATTAGTGATAGTAAGCGCATACACCAGCTACAAGGACATCTTCCGCCCCGTGTAA
- a CDS encoding transglycosylase SLT domain-containing protein, whose amino-acid sequence MFRTIVFLTLIWAPATLLADTLFAQAASQYQLKPALLKSIAEMESQLHPWAVNLNWEGFKPRTKADAVALVKATQNKPWLLRLDYPDTSQRLFFRNRQDAAAALEQTKNNATLLGINRPSDWEIRKLDTRSVDIGLMQINWKFHGRHFDSLEQLFEPKTNVMYAAKYLHKLLRRHGSTERAVAFYHSNTQQYQAKYLSLFRPIYQKQLILARR is encoded by the coding sequence ATGTTCCGAACCATAGTTTTTCTCACTCTGATATGGGCCCCGGCTACCCTGCTGGCAGACACCCTGTTCGCTCAGGCTGCCAGCCAATACCAACTTAAGCCTGCCCTGCTGAAATCCATTGCCGAGATGGAATCACAACTGCACCCGTGGGCAGTCAACCTGAACTGGGAGGGATTCAAGCCCCGCACCAAAGCCGATGCCGTTGCTCTGGTGAAGGCAACGCAGAACAAGCCCTGGTTGTTACGCCTGGATTACCCGGATACCTCACAGCGCCTGTTTTTCCGTAACAGGCAGGATGCAGCCGCCGCACTGGAGCAAACCAAAAACAACGCAACGCTGTTGGGCATTAACCGCCCCTCAGACTGGGAGATTCGCAAACTGGACACCCGCAGCGTAGACATCGGCCTGATGCAGATAAACTGGAAGTTCCATGGCCGCCACTTTGACTCACTAGAGCAACTGTTTGAGCCTAAAACCAATGTCATGTACGCCGCCAAATACTTGCACAAACTGCTGCGGCGGCACGGATCAACCGAGCGGGCCGTTGCCTTCTACCACAGTAACACCCAGCAATATCAGGCCAAATACCTCTCCTTGTTTCGCCCCATTTATCAAAAGCAGCTGATTCTGGCTCGCCGCTAA
- a CDS encoding LemA family protein, with amino-acid sequence MSAGSIITLVVIALVVVYAISIYNKLVALKNRFKNAFSQIDVQLQRRYDLIPNLVETAKKYMAHERDTLTAVIEARNEAAAAAKAAANHPDDGKAMRTLGGAESLLGGALGKFFALSENYPDLKANTTMNQLMEELSSTENRVAFARQAFNDAVMEFNTYREQFPNSIIAGGRFQAAELLEIEDQAARKGVKVSFD; translated from the coding sequence ATGTCTGCAGGCTCAATCATTACACTGGTCGTGATCGCATTGGTGGTGGTGTACGCCATCTCCATTTACAACAAACTGGTGGCACTGAAGAACCGCTTCAAGAATGCATTTTCGCAGATCGACGTTCAGCTACAACGCCGCTACGACCTGATCCCAAACCTGGTAGAGACCGCCAAAAAATACATGGCTCACGAGCGTGACACCCTCACCGCCGTGATTGAGGCTCGCAACGAAGCCGCCGCCGCCGCCAAAGCCGCCGCCAACCACCCGGACGATGGCAAAGCCATGCGCACCCTGGGAGGGGCCGAATCCCTGTTGGGGGGCGCGCTGGGCAAATTTTTTGCCTTGTCGGAAAACTATCCCGACCTGAAGGCCAACACCACCATGAACCAGCTCATGGAAGAACTCTCCTCCACTGAAAACCGGGTTGCCTTCGCACGCCAGGCCTTCAACGATGCGGTGATGGAATTCAACACCTACCGAGAACAGTTTCCGAACAGCATCATCGCCGGTGGCCGTTTCCAAGCCGCAGAATTATTGGAAATTGAAGACCAAGCCGCCCGCAAAGGGGTGAAAGTGTCCTTCGACTGA
- a CDS encoding M48 family metallopeptidase — protein MSFYQNQDNARRKTWLLVFYFCTAVVLIIAAVNSAIYFTLILASDLNMPPLQWVQNPICWGIAGLTLLAIVTGSLMRLAQLSKGGLSVAMMAGGTPLDPATTEPKEKMLLNVVEEMAIASGTSVPRVFILREESAINAFVAGTEPRNTVLAVTKGTLEKLNREELQGVVGHEFSHILNGDMKLNVRLIGILAGILFIGQIGEFLLRGQSRRRYYGSRSSKEGNQLIPIGLALMAIGYVGLFFGRLIKAAISRQREFLADASSVQFTRNPDGIASALYAIQHYSGHSLLMSAHAEDMNHMCFGETVKMQLSGLLATHPPIEDRIRSIDNTLLPRLKARFRKREPAGTEHVPKVSTPPQAAASFAAQPTAQQLKASIGQPTQEHYEYAQQLHLNIPAAINTLAHQTDSAETILYALLLLESSEQQPLPAAIPLQTQPLSQTLRQCSPQIRLPLLDICLGTLKAATQEHRQSIIRSSIELIKVDMKITLSEFVYCYLIQQALGEIKRPPRVIKSYQKLESDLASLFSTLVQVSGDTPDKQSDNFRQIMQYYSNKDYSSWLQQPPTPKMLNRALQQLNRLAPLLKQPVVDACVDCILHDNKATVKEMELLRAICEALECPLPPILICDGDRPQ, from the coding sequence ATGAGTTTTTATCAAAATCAGGACAACGCGCGGCGTAAAACCTGGCTATTGGTGTTTTACTTCTGCACTGCAGTGGTATTGATTATCGCTGCGGTCAATTCCGCCATCTATTTCACCCTGATCCTGGCCAGCGATCTGAACATGCCGCCGCTGCAATGGGTGCAGAACCCCATATGCTGGGGAATAGCCGGCCTGACCTTGCTGGCCATTGTCACTGGCAGCCTGATGCGACTGGCGCAACTTAGTAAAGGTGGACTGTCTGTTGCCATGATGGCTGGCGGCACCCCCCTTGACCCAGCCACCACCGAGCCCAAAGAAAAAATGCTGCTAAACGTGGTGGAGGAAATGGCCATCGCCTCCGGCACCTCCGTGCCACGGGTCTTCATTTTGCGGGAAGAATCCGCCATAAATGCCTTTGTAGCGGGCACAGAGCCACGCAACACCGTCTTGGCCGTCACCAAAGGCACCCTGGAAAAGCTCAACAGAGAAGAGCTGCAGGGCGTAGTTGGCCACGAGTTTTCGCACATTCTGAATGGCGACATGAAGCTTAACGTCAGGCTAATCGGCATTCTTGCAGGCATACTGTTTATTGGTCAGATCGGCGAGTTTCTGCTGCGCGGCCAAAGTCGACGCCGCTACTACGGCAGTCGCTCCAGCAAAGAAGGCAATCAATTAATACCCATTGGATTAGCGCTGATGGCCATTGGCTACGTCGGGCTGTTCTTTGGGCGATTAATTAAAGCCGCCATTTCCCGCCAGCGAGAATTTCTGGCAGATGCGTCGTCGGTGCAGTTCACCCGCAACCCGGATGGCATCGCCAGCGCGCTCTACGCAATCCAACACTATTCAGGTCACAGTTTGCTGATGAGCGCCCACGCCGAGGACATGAATCACATGTGTTTTGGCGAAACCGTAAAAATGCAATTAAGCGGCCTGTTAGCAACACACCCCCCCATCGAAGACCGCATCCGCAGCATCGATAACACCCTGTTGCCACGACTGAAAGCCCGCTTTCGCAAACGGGAACCTGCAGGCACCGAACACGTGCCTAAAGTGTCAACTCCGCCCCAGGCCGCCGCCTCTTTTGCGGCCCAGCCAACAGCGCAGCAACTAAAAGCATCCATTGGCCAGCCGACGCAAGAGCACTATGAATACGCCCAACAGCTGCATCTGAACATTCCCGCCGCCATTAACACCCTGGCCCATCAAACAGATTCTGCAGAAACCATCCTGTACGCGTTACTGCTGCTTGAATCATCCGAGCAGCAGCCACTTCCGGCCGCCATTCCGTTGCAGACCCAACCGCTTAGCCAAACCCTAAGGCAATGCAGCCCGCAAATCAGGCTACCATTACTGGACATTTGTCTGGGCACACTGAAAGCAGCCACCCAAGAGCATCGTCAAAGTATCATCCGCAGCTCAATTGAGCTGATTAAAGTGGACATGAAAATCACTCTATCGGAGTTTGTATACTGCTACCTGATTCAACAAGCACTGGGTGAGATCAAACGCCCGCCCCGCGTAATCAAAAGCTACCAAAAGCTGGAATCGGATCTGGCCAGCCTGTTCAGCACGTTGGTACAAGTCAGCGGCGACACACCGGACAAACAGTCAGATAATTTCCGCCAGATCATGCAGTACTACAGCAACAAAGATTACTCATCTTGGCTGCAACAGCCACCCACACCCAAGATGCTGAACCGCGCACTGCAGCAACTGAACCGATTGGCACCGTTACTCAAGCAGCCTGTGGTAGACGCCTGTGTGGATTGCATCCTGCACGACAACAAAGCCACCGTGAAAGAAATGGAGTTGCTGCGTGCAATCTGTGAGGCGCTGGAATGCCCCTTGCCACCGATTCTCATATGCGATGGCGATCGGCCACAATAA
- the dbpA gene encoding ATP-dependent RNA helicase DbpA translates to MKPNSFASLSLHPDLLKNLSTLGYEEMTAIQAQSLPPILTGKDIIGQGKTGSGKTAAFSLGLLQNLQVKRFRVQSLVLCPTRELADQVAKEIRRLARTIHNIKVLTLCGGMPMGPQIGSLEHGAHIIVGTPGRVEEHLRKGTLNLEELNTFVLDEADRMLDMGFQPALDAIVEYIPKQRQTLLFSATFPPQIQSIAKQIMQSPVMVKVESTHDDTSIQQHFFKVGSETQRMTALRLILMQQQPESAVVFCNTKRDTQDVADELSSYGFSAVALHGDLEQRDRDQTLVRFANKSACVLVATDVAARGLDIEDLDAVINYNLARETDVHVHRIGRTGRAGSKGLACTLYNDKEQYKVDKLGHVLGIEITPDPLPPEHLLDQPIPTATMATIQIDGGKKQKVRPGDILGALTGDHGIDGRDVGKIQIFDNAAYVAVDRGAVKAALKKLTEGKLKGRNFKVRHLR, encoded by the coding sequence TTGAAACCGAATTCCTTTGCCTCCCTGTCCCTGCATCCCGATCTGCTCAAAAACCTAAGTACCCTTGGTTATGAGGAGATGACCGCCATTCAGGCACAAAGTCTGCCGCCCATTCTGACGGGTAAAGACATCATTGGTCAGGGCAAAACCGGATCAGGCAAAACGGCCGCCTTCAGCCTTGGCCTGTTACAGAACCTGCAGGTAAAAAGGTTCCGCGTGCAATCGCTGGTGCTGTGCCCCACTCGAGAGCTGGCTGACCAGGTGGCCAAGGAGATTCGTCGACTGGCTCGCACCATTCACAACATCAAGGTACTGACCCTGTGTGGAGGCATGCCCATGGGCCCTCAGATTGGATCGCTGGAGCACGGCGCGCACATCATTGTCGGCACGCCAGGGCGAGTGGAAGAACACCTGCGCAAAGGCACCCTGAACCTGGAGGAGCTGAACACCTTCGTTCTGGATGAAGCGGATCGCATGCTGGACATGGGCTTTCAACCGGCTCTGGATGCTATCGTGGAATACATCCCGAAGCAGCGCCAAACCCTGCTGTTCAGCGCCACCTTCCCGCCCCAGATCCAATCCATTGCCAAGCAAATCATGCAAAGCCCGGTGATGGTAAAAGTAGAATCAACCCACGACGACACCAGTATCCAGCAGCACTTTTTCAAGGTGGGCAGCGAAACCCAGCGCATGACTGCACTGCGCCTGATACTGATGCAACAGCAACCTGAATCCGCCGTGGTGTTCTGCAACACCAAGCGGGACACCCAGGATGTCGCCGATGAACTTAGCTCCTATGGGTTCAGTGCCGTCGCCCTGCACGGAGATCTGGAGCAACGAGATCGCGATCAAACCTTGGTACGATTTGCTAACAAAAGCGCCTGCGTTCTTGTGGCTACCGATGTAGCCGCCCGCGGCCTGGACATCGAAGATCTGGATGCAGTGATCAACTACAACCTGGCGCGGGAAACCGACGTGCATGTACATCGCATTGGTCGCACAGGCCGCGCAGGCAGCAAGGGTTTGGCCTGCACGCTGTATAACGACAAAGAGCAATACAAAGTAGATAAACTGGGGCATGTTTTAGGCATAGAGATCACCCCGGATCCATTGCCTCCTGAGCATCTGCTGGATCAACCGATTCCCACCGCCACCATGGCCACCATACAAATCGATGGTGGTAAAAAACAGAAAGTCCGCCCAGGAGACATCCTCGGAGCCTTAACCGGTGATCATGGCATCGACGGACGCGACGTGGGGAAAATACAAATATTCGACAATGCTGCCTATGTCGCCGTGGATCGTGGCGCAGTAAAGGCAGCACTGAAAAAACTAACCGAGGGGAAACTCAAGGGGCGCAACTTTAAAGTGCGCCACTTGCGCTAA
- a CDS encoding DEAD/DEAH box helicase, giving the protein MSFSSLGLSAPILKAVAEQGYDTPSPIQAKAIPVVLEGKDVMAAAQTGTGKTAGFTLPILERLSKGQRAQPNQVRCLILTPTRELAAQVAESVALYGANLPLSSAVVFGGVKINPQMMRLRKGVDILVATPGRLMDLYNQNAVKFKQLEILVLDEADRMLDMGFIHDIRRIISLLPKQRQTMMFSATFSNEIRTLAKTLVNNPVEISVSPPNTTTSLVEQLVCPVDKKQKPNLLVELIRKNQWGQVLVFTKTKRGANQLSRHLEVEGITSSAIHGNKTQSARTRALADFKKGEVRVLVATDIAARGLDIDQLPQVVNFELPNVPEDYVHRIGRTGRAGASGKAVSLVCADEAKLLFDIERLIQRELDREIVPGFEPVHALESRPVRQPSRNKKPKKPRPPRPEHKDGQRSADNATGHQPPAKKPGRKPVRKPAAGGNKPYANFKK; this is encoded by the coding sequence ATGAGTTTTTCCTCTTTGGGCCTTTCTGCCCCCATCCTGAAAGCTGTGGCCGAACAGGGTTATGACACCCCATCCCCAATCCAGGCCAAAGCCATACCGGTGGTTTTGGAAGGTAAAGATGTAATGGCGGCGGCTCAGACAGGAACCGGTAAAACCGCCGGTTTCACGTTGCCAATTTTAGAGCGTTTGTCGAAGGGGCAGCGAGCCCAGCCCAATCAGGTCAGATGCCTGATCTTAACCCCCACTCGCGAATTGGCGGCCCAGGTGGCCGAAAGCGTTGCCCTTTATGGTGCCAATTTGCCTTTAAGTTCAGCGGTGGTATTTGGAGGGGTAAAGATCAATCCGCAAATGATGCGGTTGCGTAAGGGGGTGGATATTTTAGTGGCCACGCCCGGCCGGTTAATGGATCTGTATAATCAGAATGCGGTGAAATTCAAGCAGTTGGAAATACTGGTGCTGGATGAAGCGGACCGCATGCTGGACATGGGGTTCATTCATGACATTCGCAGAATCATTTCGCTGTTGCCCAAACAACGTCAGACCATGATGTTCTCTGCCACCTTTTCCAACGAAATCCGAACGCTGGCCAAAACCTTGGTGAATAACCCTGTGGAGATTTCGGTGTCGCCCCCCAATACCACCACCAGTTTGGTTGAGCAGTTGGTGTGCCCGGTGGACAAGAAACAAAAACCTAATCTGTTGGTGGAATTGATTCGTAAGAATCAGTGGGGACAGGTGCTGGTGTTTACTAAAACCAAACGGGGTGCTAACCAGTTAAGTCGTCATCTGGAGGTGGAGGGCATCACGTCATCGGCGATCCACGGCAATAAAACCCAGTCGGCCCGCACGAGGGCGTTGGCGGATTTCAAAAAGGGTGAAGTGCGTGTTCTTGTGGCCACGGATATTGCGGCGCGGGGTTTGGATATTGATCAATTGCCACAGGTGGTTAACTTCGAATTACCGAATGTCCCGGAGGATTATGTACACCGTATAGGTCGCACCGGGCGTGCGGGAGCCAGCGGCAAAGCGGTTTCGTTGGTGTGTGCAGACGAAGCCAAGCTGTTGTTTGATATTGAGCGGTTGATTCAACGTGAACTGGATCGAGAGATTGTGCCTGGCTTTGAGCCGGTTCATGCCTTGGAGTCCCGGCCTGTACGTCAGCCTTCCCGCAACAAGAAACCCAAAAAGCCGAGGCCGCCGCGCCCAGAGCACAAGGATGGCCAGCGTTCTGCCGATAACGCTACCGGACATCAGCCGCCTGCGAAAAAGCCGGGTCGAAAGCCGGTGCGCAAGCCTGCGGCAGGTGGTAATAAACCCTACGCCAACTTTAAAAAGTAA